ATCGGTTAGCTCTTTGCGAATTTCAATGCTCTTTAGCCGTTGGTTGATCCAGTTTTCAGAATAGCCAAGTTTCATATATTGCTCTAAAGCACGGTCTATGCTCAATTCAGGGTCTTGCATTTCATCCAATCTTTCTGATGCTACTTTTGCCAGCCACAGTTTAAAGGGCTCTGCTTTGGGTGATGGTATGGATTGAATTAATCGAAAAAGCTGTTCGGTGTCTGCTACATCTGTATTGTAGAACTTTCCATCGGCTGATTGCATTTTCAGTTGTCCCAATTTTTGGGACAACTCACTTCCTTCAGCTTTTAGCTTCGTTTTTAGAGCATTCCAGTATTTTCTCGGTCTTGGACTACCAGTTAAAATTTCAATTACGTCAGTAATCGAGAAATACCATTTCTCTTGCTCTGCATCCCAAATAGTGCGAACTTTCTTTGCTTCAAATATTTTAATAACGCTTTCTTTTGTCATAGGTTTTTATTTAAAAACGGTTTGGTTTAAGTATTTTCATTTTCATTTCCCAAGGTTTAAACCCTAGACTTTAAAAGTTTGATTTTCGGAATGGTTTCAATCATTTTCATTAATTTCTATTTTCTTCCGTCAAATCGCTTTGTTTATAATTTTTGCCATCGCTGGCAGATGCCGAGAAATCCTCGGTAACTGAATTTGAGTTAAGTTCGAAACTTTTAAATATGTTTTTAAAAGATTTCTCTATGATAGTTTCTTTGTCCACAGTTTCATTTGTTTTCACTTCATCCATCATACTTCCCGGCGCAATGTCTTCATATTGCTCATCTTTAAGATCAATCACACTACCCCCAAGCTTTTTGGCAAGCTCAGAAAGAATCTTATTACTTTTTTTATCTGCACGGATTACTATTGCTGACATGTTTTTTATTACAAAATTAAACAATTCCGTAACTAAACCAAGGCCCACTTCAGTTGCCGGGCCGGCTACCCGATTCTTTTTTCGTGTTTTTTACCAAGGGCCATCCTTTGTAACGTTAACAAATTTTTCATTTTCTAACCGGTAGGCACCGCCATACCCCACAAACCAAAGTCGATTTTGACGGTCTTCA
The genomic region above belongs to Saprospiraceae bacterium and contains:
- a CDS encoding Bro-N domain-containing protein; this translates as MTKESVIKIFEAKKVRTIWDAEQEKWYFSITDVIEILTGSPRPRKYWNALKTKLKAEGSELSQKLGQLKMQSADGKFYNTDVADTEQLFRLIQSIPSPKAEPFKLWLAKVASERLDEMQDPELSIDRALEQYMKLGYSENWINQRLKSIEIRKELTDEWKKRGLKEGQQFATLTDIITKAWSEKTTKEYKVLKGLKKENLRDNMTNTELILNMLAEASTKDISAATNPKDFEESKKVAKQGGNVAKVARRELEAKTGKKVVTGLNAKQLQKAPDKKIDPGKT